The following nucleotide sequence is from Wenzhouxiangella sp. XN24.
TGACAGTGGAGTCGCCGGCATTGATCCAGTCTTCCGAGTCCGGGTAGATCACTTCCCTCTCCGGGAAACTGGACGGGATATCTTCTCGGGTCAGTGCGACGCCGCAAGATATAACCCAGCAGCGACCTTCACGGGCGATATGCTGCATAGTGCCGATCCAGGCATCACCACAGTCGTAGGTCGGTGCGACATAGAGTTGCACTCCCTGGCTATAGAGCGCATACCGCGCCAAGGGCATATAGTTTTCCCAACACAGCAAGGTTCCGATCTTGCCGACCGGCGTATCGACGACATTCAGGCCGGATCCATCACCGAAACCCCAGACCATTCGCTCCGGATTCGTTGGCATGAGCTTTCGATGCCGGTTCAGAATAGTGCCGTCATCACCAATGACCACCACCGTGTTGTAGAGCGTAGCCTGGCTCAGTTCGTCGTCTCTTTCGTTCAAGCCACAGACTATCGTGACCTTGTGCCTTCTCGCGGCCTGGCACAGAGAATCCAGGTCACCGGCACGGAGATTGACTGAACTGCCCAGCAGACGCGTGTGCAAATCTTCGCTAAGCCCCCAGTCACTTCCGGGCCGAAGCCGCCAGATCCATGCCGGATACCCTGATATGAAAGCCTCAGGGAACACGACCAGCCTGGCGCCCCCTTTTGCCGCCGTTTCAACCCGATCGATGGCTAGCTCGATCGTTTTCTCACGATCGAGGAATACCGGAGATTCTTGTACGACCGCAATTTTTCCCACCAGCATTCCTCTCTATGACGACCGAAATCGGCTCGACGTTTGCGCCCTGACGGCAGAATCATGTCGCGGGAAGACCGGATCATCGAGTTCGCTCAAGAACCACCTGACCGCAGCATAGAAATACCCTTTCACACGACATTGCGCCGCTTCGGCTCCACGCACAAGCCCGGCTGGCCCACGTCGGGCTTCATTCTCATGCGTCATCTAAGCTAGTTGGAGCCAGAATCGATGATTCGACGAGGATGGATCATGCTATCAGCCGACTCTCCACCCCGATTCAAGCTCTACTACTGGCCGATTCCGTTCCGGGGTTGTTTCGTCAGTTACCTGTTCGCCTACCGCGACGTCCCGCTGCTCGTGGAATCGGGATTCGAGACGAACGCAGACCTGAAGAACCGGCCCCCGGACGAGCAGGACGTCCCCTACAT
It contains:
- a CDS encoding carbon-nitrogen hydrolase family protein; the protein is MGKIAVVQESPVFLDREKTIELAIDRVETAAKGGARLVVFPEAFISGYPAWIWRLRPGSDWGLSEDLHTRLLGSSVNLRAGDLDSLCQAARRHKVTIVCGLNERDDELSQATLYNTVVVIGDDGTILNRHRKLMPTNPERMVWGFGDGSGLNVVDTPVGKIGTLLCWENYMPLARYALYSQGVQLYVAPTYDCGDAWIGTMQHIAREGRCWVISCGVALTREDIPSSFPEREVIYPDSEDWINAGDSTVIMPGGKIVAGPMREKKGILFAEVDAKSAVNAKRALDVAGHYSRPDIFTLSIDRQRQKPVVFK